From Anopheles darlingi chromosome 2, idAnoDarlMG_H_01, whole genome shotgun sequence, the proteins below share one genomic window:
- the LOC125949699 gene encoding ankyrin-3-like isoform X2 → MVTENGTQSDGNTSFLRAARAGNLEKVLEHLKNNIDINTCNANGLNALHLASKDGHVAVVSELLARGATVDAATKKGNTALHIASLAGQEEVVKLLIKHNASVNVQSQNGFTPLYMAAQENHDSVVRLLLSNGANQSLATEDGFTPLAVAMQQGHDKVVAVLLESDTRGKVRLPALHIAAKKDDVKAATLLLENDHNPDVTSKSGFTPLHIASHYGNEAMANLLIQKGADVNFAAKHNISPLHVAAKWGKTNMVALLLEKGASIESKTRDGLTPLHCAARSGHEQVVDMLLERGAPISSKTKNGLAPLHMAAQGEHVDAARILLYHRAPVDEVTVDYLTALHVAAHCGHVRVAKLLLDRNADANARALNGFTPLHIACKKNRIKVVELLLKHGASISATTESGLTPLHVASFMGCMNIVIYLLQHDASPDVPTVRGETPLHLAARANQTDIIRILLRNGAQVDARAREQQTPLHIASRLGNVDIVMLLLQHGAQVDAVTKDMYTALHIAAKEGQDEVAGVLLDNGAQIDATTKKGFTPLHLTAKYGHMKVAELLLEKNAPVDAQGKNGVTPLHVASHYDHQNVAMLLLEKGASPHATAKNGHTPLHIAARKNQLDIAKTLLKYEAQPSAESKAGFTPLHLSAQEGHTEMAGLLLEARANPDHQARNGLTPMHLCAQEDRVSVAQVLVKHGANLQAATKAGYMPLHVASHFGQANMVRYLLEQQADVNASTGIGYTALHQASQQGHCHIVNILLENNADPNAITNNGQTSLKIAQKLGYISVLDSLKSVTDSRATPDQPPSEEKYRVVAPEAMHETFMSDSEEEGGEDTVLSDQPYRYLTVDEMKSLGDDSLPIDVTRDERIDSNKMVQSTDSHQFPPTALEDSISPQHASMVQSGISAADFTDNINIERQMHVGKLHWRNFLVSFLVDARGGAMRGCRHSGVRIIVPARSAAQPTRITCRYVKPQRTMHPPPLMEGEALASRVLELGPVGAKFLGPVIMEVPHFASLRGKEREIVILRSDNGETWREHNIDMSEEIIHDVLNECFEPEDLAQLDELGGGRICRFVTYDFPQYFAVISRIRQEVHAIGPEGGMVSSTVVPQVQAVFPQGALTKKIKVGLQAQPIDPDLTAKLLGRGVAVSPVVTVEPRRRKFHKAITLSMPAPRAHSQGMINQYSGSAPTLRLLCSITGGTTRAQWEDVTGSTPLTFVNDCVSFTTTVSARFWLMDCRNIADATKMATELYKEAIHVPFMAKFVVFAKRTDTLEARLRVFCMTDDREDKTLEHQEHFTEVAKSRDVEVLEDKPQYIELAGNLVPVTKSGEQLSLPFKAFRENRLPFAVRVKDQHADIVGRTLFMREPKIAKGEPPQQPICILNIVLPETIIPEQTTTTIRDSHEIMLRVGRSRAVAPPRQLVDDQNYLGELRIVDISNLLGEDWIKLAPEIGVSETDVENIVAQIPTSTAQQAQAMLKQFQSKPNNDFNILENGLRTIHRDDIVEQCIRSATTTGTTTTVTMRNKASFSIGKRNVDAVDLLTETDSIAKMAQKDDRLSKKESTKYSVEEKSVVEESEESEEELVKKTVAERRKQIEKRLSADRSIPASAQKKEIVEEIISIKRQSVIDDTRARHEEEILMQKPIDNTYKSTTMPEPVVKLKTAVVKDGPTVRKDEFDQELQDRFKSTLKNVEEFEHKSQVLEHTMVSDVTQQIHSTAPRVVEELKKPTEEQPLPELVELRQKIVPSFEELPCPPVARERAPIPAKRTSLTKEEPEEFMSVIEESIKDVKQRISSFETKTKTETLHDSKQSSKETGGAHESWIEEHRKELKQAVEERAATMREHFDDDVIASEQTFSQAHTVEETSKVTSSQQHETTVKEQIKLQTVSFAHEEDSFSDEPTSEGFVAHADGTKWQDQDSEPSSLSEGLRQVHQVRTTEESFSQQFKSETVSKVEETVTKMGATVDTTSAIAALATLLHGTEAPLNLDKDDRAVVREEFVARSAESSSVIDRKIESIVREQHDAEPVVERHDVQRDVREISDKMAGAMMKETLLLDDGTIPVLSSTEAYTVESFDGLTSETMHKDASGMVAELRGKTFSSIETGVCEGEEEVSEKIVEKEEKMRRKEEKVVTQTPDVPAITETVSRTISQEITSKIPVASKKGSPESKEPPTKPEKTETKEQHKPSVEPSAALKCESISFEERDQGVTELVDSSVSKIPRFDSSKPAAKLPDVAPIKSPEPDSNNLSKIPILKDRKVSEQFSSDSCETVIMQKSHIEQSDQPLLHKADSDERSSERADVAALAVATVSTQEEDEEVMQATIASERGHDLTEIITTDNRAVTPDDFIDEIIEEAHDKVQQLQSAEATLGTTLDLSHSEEEQFDKSGYRMPEYVSDARSTGRYYETEPFDDEGDQEDQEKWKGR, encoded by the exons AATGGCTTGAATGCACTGCATTTGGCGTCGAAGGATGGTCATGTGGCCGTCGTGTCGGAGCTGTTGGCCCGTGGGGCAACGGTGGATGCGGCCACGAAGAAGGGTAACACGGCGCTGCATATCGCTTCGCTGGCCGGACAGGAGGAGGTAGTAAAGCTGCTGATCAAGCATAACGCATCCGTTAACGTGCAGTCGCAGAATGGTTTTACCCCGCTGTACATGGCGGCCCAAGAGAACCACGATTCCGTGGTTCGTCTGCTACTGTCGAACGGGGCCAACCAGAGCCTGGCCACCGAGGATGGTTTTACGCCGCTAGCCGTCGCTATGCAGCAGGGCCACGATAAGGTGGTGGCCGTGCTGCTCGAAAGCGACACCCGAGGCAAGGTGCGCTTGCCGGCGCTCCACATTGCCGCCAAGAAGGACGATGTAAAGGCTGCTACGCTGCTGCTAGAG AACGACCATAACCCGGACGTAACGTCCAAGTCGGGCTTTACACCGCTGCACATCGCCTCACACTATGGCAACGAGGCCATGGCCAACCTGCTCATTCAGAAGGGGGCCGATGTGAATTTCGCCGCCAAGCACAACATTAGCCCGCTCCACGTGGCCGCCAAGTGGGGCAAAACCAACATGGTTGCACTGTTGCTGGAGAAGGGTGCGAGCATCGAGAGCAAAACGCGCGACGGACTGACCCCGCTGCACTGTGCGGCCCGGTCGGGTCACGAGCAGGTCGTCGATATGCTGCTCGAACGGGGCGCTCCGATCAGttcgaagacgaagaacggGCTTGCCCCGCTACACATGGCGGCCCAGGGTGAGCATGTGGATGCGGCCCGCATCCTGCTctaccaccgggcaccggtcgACGAGGTGACGGTGGACTACCTGACGGCTCTGCACGTGGCCGCCCATTGTGGCCATGTGCGCGTGGCCaaactgctgctcgatcgcaaTGCGGATGCGAACGCTCGCGCCCTGAACGGGTTCACACCGCTGCACATCGCCTGCAAGAAGAACCGCATAAAggtggtggagctgctgctgaagcatGGTGCGAGCATTAGCGCTACAACCGAGAGTGGGCTGACTCCGCTGCACGTTGCATCGTTCATGGGATGCATGAACATCGTCATCTATCTGCTACAGCACGATGCCAGCCCCGACGTGCCGACCGTACGCGGCGAAACTCCGCTTCATCTTGCTGCAAGAGCTAATCAG ACCGACATCATTCGCATTTTGCTACGCAACGGAGCTCAAGTGgatgcacgcgcgcgcgaacagcAAACACCGCTACACATCGCTTCTCGGCTGGGTAATGTGGACATCGTCATGTTACTGCTGCAGCACGGTGCCCAAGTGGACGCGGTCACCAAGGACATGTACACGGCGTTGCACATCGCCGCCAAGGAGGGTCAGGATGAG GTTGCGGGCGTACTACTGGATAACGGAGCTCAGATCGATGCGACCACGAAGAAGGGCTTCACACCGCTGCATCTGACCGCCAAATATGGTCACATGAAGGTGGCCGAGCTCTTGTTAGAGAAGAATGCCCCGGTAGATGCACAGGGCAAGAATGGCGTGACACCGCTTCATGTCGCTAGTCATTACGATCATCAGAACGTtgccatgctgttgctggaaaagGGTGCAAGTCCGCATGCTACCGCCAAGAACGGCCACACACCGTTGCATATTGCTGCGCGCAAGAATCAGCTGGACATTGCCAAAACACTGCTGAAGTACGAGGCACAGCCTAGCGCGGAGAGTAAGGCCGGGTTCACGCCGCTACACCTGAGTGCCCAGGAGGGCCACACCGAGATGGCCGGACTGTTGCTTGAGGCACGTGCAAATCCGGATCATCAGGCTCGGAACGGACTGACGCCAATGCACCTGTGCGCCCAGGAGGATCGGGTTAGCGTGGCGCAGGTGTTGGTTAAGCATGGTGCTAACCTGCAGGCAGCAACCAAGGCCGGTTACATGCCACTCCATGTTGCGTCCCACTTTGGCCAAGCGAATATGGTGCGCTATTTGTTGGAGCAGCAGGCCGACGTCAACGCTTCGACCGGTATCGGTTATACCGCACTTCATCAAGCTTCGCAGCAAGGACACTGCCACATTGTTAACATTTTGCTCGAGAATAATGCTGATCCAAATGCTATTACCAAT AATGGACAAACCTCTTTGAAGATTGCGCAAAAGTTAGGCTATATTAGTGTACTTGATTCGTTAAAATCCGTAACGGATTCGCGAGCCACTCCCGATCAGCCGCCGTCGGAAGAGAAATACCGTGTCGTAGCTCCGGAGGCAATGCACGAAACATTTATGTCCGActcggaagaagaaggag GAGAGGATACCGTACTGTCCGATCAACCGTATCGCTACCTGACGGTGGATGAGATGAAATCACTTGGCGACGATTCGTTACCGATCGATGTAACGCGCGATGAGCGCATCGATTCGAACAAAATGGTACAGAGTACGGACTCACATCAGTTTCCACCGACTGCACTGGAGGACTCGATCAGTCCGCAGCACGCTTCGATGGTACAGTCCGGCATATCGGCTGCTGATTTCACGGATAACATCAACATCGAACGGCAGATGCACGTCGG AAAATTGCACTGGAGGAA CTTCTTGGTATCGTTTCTGGTTGATGCTCGCGGCGGGGCCATGCGTGGTTGTCGCCATAGCGGTGTTCGCATCATTGTACCGGCTAGATCGGCTGCACAGCCGACGCGCATCACCTGCCGCTATGTGAAACCTCAGCGCACCATGCATCCACCACCGCTCATGGAAGGCGAAGCATTGGCCAGTCGCGTGCTGGAGCTCGGTCCTGTTGGCGCCAAATTCCTCGGACCCGTCATCATGGAAGTGCCACACTTTGCGTCCCTGCGCGGTAAGGAGCGTGAGATCGTGATCCTACGCTCGGATAATGGCGAAACCTGGCGCGAACACAACATCGATATGTCCGAAGAGATCATCCACGATGTGCTGAATGAATGCTTCGAGCCAGAAG ATCTGGCACAGCTGGACGAGCTGGGCGGAGGGCGTATCTGTCGCTTCGTCACGTACGACTTTCCGCAGTACTTTGCGGTGATTTCGCGCATCCGCCAGGAGGTGCACGCCATCGGCCCGGAAGGCGGCATGGTGTCGAGCACGGTTGTGCCGCAGGTGCAAGCCGTCTTCCCGCAGGGTGCACTCACCAAGAAGATTAAAGTTGGGCTACAG GCACAACCGATTGATCCCGATTTGACGGCAAAATTGCTTGGACGTGGTGTAGCCGTGTCGCCGGTGGTAACAGTCGAGCCAAGGCGTCGTAAGTTCCACAAGGCAATCACGTTAAGTATGCCTGCTCCAAGGGCCCATAGTCAGGGCATGATTAATCAATATTCCGGCAGTGCGCCGACATTGCGCTTACTGTGTTCCATCACCG GTGGTACGACTCGGGCCCAGTGGGAGGATGTTACCGGATCAACACCATTGACGTTCGTAAACGATTGCGTTTCGTTCACGACGACCGTATCTGCGCGTTTCTGGCTGATGGACTGTCGGAACATAGCAGATGCGACCAAGATGGCAACCGAATTGTACAA AGAGGCCATACATGTACCGTTTATGGCTAAGTTTGTCGTGTTTGCCAAGCGTACCGATACGTTGGAGGCGCGTCTCCGTGTCTTCTGCATGACAGACGATCGTGAGGACAAGACGCTTGAGCACCAGGAGCACTTCACCGAGGTTGCCAAGAGCCGGGACGTAGAGGTACTGGAGGACAAACCGCAGTACATCGAACTGGCTGGCAATCTAGTACCGGTGACGAAGTCCGGTGAGCAGCTGAGCTTACCGTTCAAAGCGTTCCGCGAGAATCGGTTACCGTTTGCGGTACGAGTGAAGGACCAGCACGCTGACATCGTCGGCCGTACATTGTTCATGCGCGAGCCAaagattgccaagggcgagcCACCGCAGCAACCGATCTGCATACTGAATATTGTTCTGCCGGAAACCATCATTCCGGAGCAGACTACTACGACTATCAGGGACTCGCACGAGATCATGTTACGCGTCGGCCGGTCAAGAGCCGTCGCACCACCTCGCCAGTTAGTAGATGATCAAAACTATCTTGGTGAGCTGCGCATCGTGGACATTTCAAACCTACTCGGGGAGGACTGGATCAAGCTGGCCCCGGAAATCGGAGTTAGTGAGACGGACGTGGAGAACATTGTCGCTCAGATTCCAACAAGTACCGCGCAGCAGGCCCAGGCTATGCTGAAGCAATTCCAGTCGAAACCGAACAACGATTTTAATATTCTGGAGAACGGTCTGCGCACCATACACAGGGACGATATCGTCGAGCAGTGCATACGTAGCGCTACCACTAccggcaccactaccactgtaACCATGCGCAATAAGGCTTCCTTCTCGATCGGCAAACGCAACGTCGATGCAGTTGATCTGCTAACCGAAACGGATTCTATAGCAAAGATGGCACAAAAAGACG ATCGCCTCTCGAAGAAGGAATCCACCAAATATTCGGTCGAGGAGAAGTCGGTCGTGGAAGAGTCGGAGGAATCGGAGGAGGAGCTGGTCAAGAAGACGGTAGCGGAACGGCGAAAGCAAATCGAGAAGCGATTGTCAGCCGATCGCTCGATACCGGCTTCggcgcagaagaaggaaatcgtCGAAgagatcatcagcatcaagcGCCAGAGCGTGATCGATGATACACGGGCTCGACATGAGGAAGAGATCCTAATGCAGAAGCCTATTGACAATACGTACAAATCAACCACCATGCCTGAACCGGTCGTGAAGCTGAAAACGGCAGTTGTGAAGGATGGGCCCACTGTGCGGAAGGATGAGTTCGATCAAGAACTGCAGGATAGGTTCAAGAGTACGCTAAAGAATGTGGAAGAATTTGAGCATAAGTCGCAGGTGCTGGAACACACCATGGTATCTGATGTAACGCAACAGATACACTCAACCGCCCCGCGGGTCGTGGAAGAATTGAAAAAACCAACGGAGGAGCAACCTCTACCCGAGTTGGTCGAGTTAAGACAGAAGATTGTACCATCATTCGAGGAGCTACCATGTCCGCCAGTTGCGCGAGAGCGTGCCCCAATACCGGCAAAGCGAACAAGTCTTACGAAGGAAGAGCCAGAAGAGTTCATGAGTGTGATCGAAGAATCGATCAAGGACGTGAAGCAACGTATAAGCtcgtttgaaacaaaaaccaagacTGAAACGCTGCACGATAGCAAGCAATCATCGAAGGAGACAGGCGGTGCACACGAATCTTGGATCGAGGAGCACCGAAAGGAGCTTAAGCAGGCGGTGGAAGAACGAGCAGCGACAATGCGCGAGCATTTCGATGATGACGTGATTGCTTCTGAGCAAACTTTTTCTCAGGCACACACAGTAGAAGAAACATCGAAGGTAACCTcatcgcagcagcacgaaACGACCGTGAAGGAACAGATCAAACTGCAAACCGTATCGTTCGCACACGAAGAGGACAGCTTCTCGGACGAACCCACGAGTGAAGGCTTCGTAGCGCACGCTGATGGGACGAAGTGGCAAGACCAGGATTCGGAACCATCATCCTTATCGGAAGGATTGCGCCAAGTGCACCAAGTAAGAACCACCGAAGAAAGCTTCTCGCAACAATTCAAATCCGAAACGGTGAGTAAGGTTGAAGAGACGGTCACTAAGATGGGAGCTACCGTAGATACCACCTCCGCTATTGCCGCTCTCGCAACATTACTACACGGCACTGAGGCGCCACTCAACCTGGACAAGGACGATAGAGCAGTGGTTCGCGAAGAATTTGTTGCCCGCAGCGCCGAAAGTAGTAGCGTCATTGATCGTAAGATTGAATCGATTGTCCGTGAACAGCATGACGCAGAGCCGGTTGTCGAACGACATGACGTGCAACGAGATGTTCGAGAAATCTCGGACAAAATGGCTGGCGCGATGATGAAAGAAACACTGCTTCTGGACGATGGCACGATTCCGGTGTTGTCCTCTACGGAAGCATACACGGTAGAGAGTTTTGATGGTTTGACCAGTGAAACGATGCATAAGGATGCGTCGGGGATGGTGGCAGAGCTCagaggaaaaactttttcctccATTGAAACAGGAGTATgcgaaggagaggaggaggtcaGCGAAAAGATCGttgaaaaagaggaaaaaatgcggcgaaaggaggagaaggtggtaaCGCAGACGCCCGATGTACCGGCGATTACGGAAACGGTGTCACGTACAATTTCGCAAGAGATAACATCAAAAATACCGGTGGCGTCCAAGAAAGGAAGTCCGGAATCCAAGGAACCACCCACAAAACCTGAAAAGACAGAAACGAAGGAACAACATAAGCCATCTGTAGAACCATCAGCGGCCCTGAAATGTGAATCCATTTCCTTTGAAGAGAGAGACCAAGGTGTCACGGAACTGGTGGATTCGTCCGTGTCCAAGATTCCTCGTTTCGATTCGTCCAAGCCAGCTGCCAAACTGCCGGATGTGGCTCCGATCAAATCACCTGAGCCTGATAGCAACAATTTGTCGAAAATTCCAATTCTAAAGGATCGCAAGGTTTCAGAACAATTCTCGAGCGATTCTTGCGAGACGGTAATTATGCAGAAGTCTCACATCGAACAATCCGATCAACCATTGCTCCATAAGGCCGATAGTGATGAGAGATCGTCGGAACGTGCTGACGTAGCCGCGCTAGCCGTAGCAACAGTATCTACCcaggaggaagatgaagaagtaATGCAAGCTACGATCGCAAGCGAACGTGGACATGATCTGACAGAGATTATCACCACGGATAATCGGGCAGTGACACCGGACGATTTCATTGATGAAATCATTGAAGAGGCTCACGATAAAGTACAACAGCTGCAGTCGGCCGAGGCCACCCTTGGTACAACGCTAGATCTTAGTCACTCAGAAGAAG AACAATTCGACAAATCAGGATATCGAATGCCAGAGTATGTATCCGACGCACGCAGTACTGGTCGCTACTATGAAACAGAACCGTTCGATGACGAAGGCGATCAGGAAGAccaggaaaaatggaaaggtAGGTGA